A part of Podarcis muralis chromosome 13, rPodMur119.hap1.1, whole genome shotgun sequence genomic DNA contains:
- the SP2 gene encoding transcription factor Sp2: MAATAAVSPSEYLQPAASTAQDSQPSPLALLAATCSKIGPPAVEAAVASPAPPQPAPRKLVPIKPAPLPLSSSKNSIGILSSKGNLFQIQGSQLGTSYPGGQLVFTIQNPTVINKGARSPANIQYQAVPQIQTTSGQTIQVQQNLGNQIQIIPSTITPSSSSSSASSSSSSSTHKPVPIKPAPAHKTPPTTVHNASNVVKLTGTGGNVTLTLPVSNLVSAGDTSAQTQIVPDSPSKPSKKARKKVVSSPQAAAMAVTEQVETVLIETTADNIIQAGNNLLIVQSPGSGQPAMVQQVQVVQPKQEQQVVQIPQQALRVVQAASATLPTVPQKSPQNFQIQTTEPIPTQVYFKTPSGELQTVLLQEAPGVTVAPSSTASSTTSCSSPAPRSSQTGGSTKKTGARKERALPKIAPAGGIISLNAAQLAAAAQAMQTISINGVQVQGVPVTITNTGGQQQLTVQNVSGNNLTISGLSPTQIQLQMEQALLGDLQPGEKRRRMACTCPNCKDGEKRLGDQGKKRHICHVPECGKTFRKTSLLRAHVRLHTGERPFVCNWVFCGKRFTRSDELQRHARTHTGDKRFECAQCQKRFIRSDHLTKHYKTHLVTKNL; the protein is encoded by the exons atggctgccactgctgctgtcaGTCCCAGCGAATACTTGCAGCCTGCTGCTTCTACAGCTCAG GATTCTCAGCCATCTCCACTAGCCCTGCTTGCAGCCACATGTAGCAAAATCGGTCCTCCAGCTGTAGAAGCAGCAGTTGCCTCTCCTGCCCCTCCTCAGCCAGCTCCTCGGAAACTGGTGCCCATCAAGCCTGCTCCCCTCCCGCTGAGCTCCAGCAAGAACAGCATTGGGATTTTGTCATCCAAAGGGAACCTCTTCCAAATCCAGGGGTCTCAGCTCGGGACATCCTATCCCGGCGGGCAATTGGTGTTCACTATCCAGAACCCAACTGTGATCAACAAAGGGGCCCGCTCACCTGCCAACATCCAGTACCAGGCGGTTCCGCAGATCCAGACGACATCAGGGCAGACCATTCAAGTACAGCAGAACTTGGGCAACCAGATACAGATTATTCCCAGTACCATCaccccttcttcctcttcctcgtcagcatcctcctcctcctcctcctcaactcATAAGCCTGTGCCAATCAAACCTGCGCCCGCTCATAAGACCCCACCAACAACTGTCCATAACGCAAGCAACGTGGTCAAGTTAACTGGCACCGGCGGCAACGTCACCCTTACCCtgccagtgagcaacctggtgaGTGCCGGGGACACCAGTGCTCAAACTCAGATCGTCCCAGACAGCCCCTCCAAACCGAGCAAAAAGGCCCGGAAGAAGGTGGTGTCCTCACCCCAGGCAGCTGCGATGGCTGTGACAGAGCAAGTGGAGACGGTCTTGATAGAAACGACGGCCGACAACATCATCCAAGCAGGGAACAACCTGTTGATTGTGCAGAGCCCGGGATCTGGGCAGCCAGCAATGGTCCAACAGGTACAAGTGGTCCAACCCAAACAGGAGCAGCAGGTGGTTCAGATTCCACAGCAGGCTCTGCGCGTGGTCCAGGCAGCCTCGGCCACTCTTCCAACCGTTCCTCAGAAATCCCCGCAGAACTTCCAGATCCAGACAACTGAGCCAATTCCCACTCAG GTCTATTTCAAGACGCCTTCCGGTGAGCTGCAGACAGTGCTTCTGCAGGAAGCCCCAGGTGTAACTGTGGCaccttcttccactgcctcctccaCCACTTCCTGCAGCAGTCCTGCACCCCGCAGCTCCCAGACAGGAGGAAGTACCAAAAAGACAGGGGCTCGCAAAGAGCGCGCCCTGCCAAAGATCGCCCCTGCCGGAGGCATCATCAGTCTCAATGCCGCtcagcttgctgctgctgctcaggcaaTGCAGACCATCAGCATCAATGGGGTGCAAGTTCAAGGCGTTCCTGTCACCATCACCAACACAGGAG GCCAGCAACAGCTGACGGTGCAAAATGTCTCTGGCAACAACCTGACCATCAGTGGACTGAGCCCCACCCAGAttcagctgcagatggagcaagcACTCCTGGGGGACCTACAGCCCGGGGAGAAGAGACGGCGGATGGCTTGCACTTGCCCCAATTGCAAGGATGGGGAAAAGAG GCTGGGGGATCAGGGGAAGAAGAGGCACATCTGCCACGTGCCTGAATGTGGCAAGACCTTCCGCAAGACCTCCCTGCTCCGGGCCCACGTGCGCCTGCACACAGGCGAGCGCCCTTTCGTCTGCAACTGGGTCTTTTGCGGGAAGCGATTCACGCGAAGTGACGAGCTACAGCGGCATGCCCGGACGCATACAG GTGACAAGCGTTTTGAGTGTGCCCAGTGCCAAAAGCGCTTCATTAGAAGCGACCACCTGACAAAGCACTATAAAACTCACCTGGTCACCAAGAACTTGTAG
- the LOC114581594 gene encoding uncharacterized protein LOC114581594 produces the protein MDDNLQEEARMKGNTLESSTFHQPHRLTSQRRVAEECVSTQPLRSAGKACSPLTCSFEEGKNRKKAKLAGRRHTSPSLAPPVPPVLELQGMSYGQVFQNLDLHSQCPFSMPQCRRTPENPEAAHAAPYMSISAPARPGVDLSQPPSLSHQLMGSCHQNTHECTPVMDNSRVTSLYAELIRELERQVAELRRALASRMEAAVRQEKRIQELELENHELKALTQNLEEQNDFLSIRNGAGGGAPAKVVLGTGHPLFDVNENNIQFLKSLVAVLENVTPSQVSGLQPPPSLEDQRHAPATVPHISPVWRTLNTEPGGLSPWINAGDGSGSPIGLSDATSTWDNHVQETLSDESPVLALPMEENGRTKLELVPNSQVYVSHHQLEDLSQVSTDKPELMTRRLLDYFFSRETLARSSATGQRIAHNNLTMEKPTPLPVAVVNAIKEYVTKTCGRGCNFNAVINSKCGTSRRAVKKMIDPDCQSGPNGVTTTIFQEPLKG, from the exons ATGGATGATAATCTTCAGGAGGAAGCAAGAATGAAAGGCAACACTCTGGAGAGTTCCACTTTTCATCAGCCCCACAGGCTGACCTCTCAGCGACGAGTGGCTGAAGAATGTGTCAG CACCCAACCACTAAGGAGCGCTGGAAAAGCCTGCTCTCCCCTAACATGCTCATTTGAAGAAGGCAAAAACCGGAAAAAAGCCAAGCTTGCTGGTAGAAGACACACTAGTCCAAGCCTTGCTCCTCCAGTCCCTCCAGTGCTGGAACTACAGGGAATGTCTTACGGACAAGTCTTCCAGAATTTGGATCTCCATAGCCAGTGTCCTTTCAGTATGCCACAGTGCAGGAGGACTCCAGAAAATCCTGAGGCTGCCCATGCAGCCCCTTACATGTCCATCTCTGCCCCTGCCAGACCAGGAGTGGATTTGTCACAACCCCCGTCACTGAGTCACCAGCTGATGGGTTCCTGTCATCAAAACACTCACGAATGCACGCCTGTCATGGACAACAGCAGAGTGACGAGTCTGTACGCTGAACTGATCAGAGAACTGGAGCGGCAGGTGGCAGAGTTGAGGAGAGCGCTGGCGTCTCGGATGGAGGCTGCTGTGCGGCAGGAGAAGAGGATccaggagctggagctggagaacCATGAGCTGAAAGCTCTCACCCAGAATTTAGAGGAGCAGAACGACTTCCTGTCCATCAGGAAtggtgcaggtggaggagcaCCAGCCAAGGTGGTGCTGGGAACGGGACACCCTCTCTTTG ATGTCAATGAAAACAATATTCAGTTCCTCAAAAGCCTGGTGGCAGTGCTGGAGAATGTCACACCTTCACAG GTCAGTGGCCTGCAGCCACCACCTTCTCTGGAAGATCAGAGGCACGCGCCAGCCACTGTGCCACATATCTCACCAGTTTGGAGGACACTAAACACAGAACCAGGTGGCTTGTCACCCTGGATAAATGCAGGAGATGGTTCAGGAAGTCCCATTGGGCTCAGTGATGCCACCAGCACATGGGACAACCATGTGCAAGAGACACTGTCTGATGAGTCACCTGTATTGGCATTGCCAATGGAG GAGAACGGGAGGACGAAGCTGGAACTGGTCCCCAACTCGCAAGTCTACGTTTCCCATCACCAGCTGGAGGACCTATCCCAAGTCTCCACCGACAAGCCTGAGCTGATGACCAGACGCTTGCTGGATTACTTCTTCTCTCGTGAAACTCTTGCCCGGTCTTCAGCCACTGGACAGCGCATCGCCCACAACAATTTGACCATGGAGAAGCCCACCCCATTGCCGGTTGCTGTTGTAAATGCTATCAAAG AGTACGTCACCAAAACGTGTGGCAGAGGCTGCAATTTCAATGCGGTGATCAACAGTAAATGTGGGACCTCCCGAAGGGCAGTTAAGAAAATGATTGACCCAGACTGTCAAAGTGGACCGAATGGCGTTACAACCACTATTTTCCAAGAACCCCTCAAAGGGTAG